The following coding sequences are from one Ficedula albicollis isolate OC2 chromosome 14, FicAlb1.5, whole genome shotgun sequence window:
- the C1QTNF8 gene encoding complement C1q tumor necrosis factor-related protein 8 isoform X1, whose translation MVCVPSPLQLLPRMSSVLLPALLLLLSVGSAGSQPERALPRRRLSCVRCCGPSEQPVPILSQRSARMSGEPQYSPPKIQPTIDITILKGEKGEMGERGSPGAAGQAGERGMRGRPGPQGQKGQPGPQGHSCKQLFAAFSVGRRQPQHSSHYFQHVTFDTEFVNLYQHFNMFSGKFFCYVPGIYYFSLNVHTWNFKETYVHLMRNEQPVAILYAQPSDRSIMQSQSLMLDLQEGDEVWVRMFKRERENAVYSEESDVYITFNGHLIKPALE comes from the exons ATGGTTTgtgttccctctcctctccagctgctcccgAGGATGAGCTCCGTGCTCCTGCCcgccctgctgctgctgctctccgTGGGCAGCGCCGGGTCGCAGCCGGAGCGGGCGCTGCCCCGGCGGCGCCTGTCGTGCGTCAGGTGCTGCGGGCCCTCGGAGCAGCCCGTGCCCATCCTGTCCCAAAGATCCGCCAGGATGAGCGGAGAGCCCCAGTATTCCCCgcccaaaatccagcccacCATCGACATCACCATCCTCAAAG GCGAGAAGGGCGAGATGGGCGAGCGGGGGTCCCCCGGGGCCGCGGGGCAGGCGGGGGAGCGCGGGATGCGGGGCCGGCCCGGCCCCCAGGGCCAGAAGGGCCAGCCCGGCCCCCAGGGCCACTCCTGCAAGCAGCTCTTCGCCGCCTTCTCCGTGGGCCGccgccagccccagcacagctcccactaCTTCCAGCACGTCACCTTCGACACCGAGTTCGTCAACCTCTACCAGCACTTCAACATGTTCTCCGGGAAGTTCTTCTGCTACGTGCCGGGGATTTACTACTTCAGCCTCAACGTGCACACCTGGAATTTCAAGGAGACCTACGTGCACCTGATGAGGAACGAGCAGCCCGTGGCCATCCTGTACGCCCAGCCCAGCGACAGGAGCATCatgcagagccagagcctgaTGCTGGATCTGCAGGAGGGGGATGAGGTTTGGGTCAGGATGTTCAAGAGGGAGCGGGAAAACGCCGTTTACAGCGAGGAGTCGGATGTTTACATCACCTTCAACGGGCACCTGATCAAACCCGCCCTGGAGTAG
- the C1QTNF8 gene encoding complement C1q tumor necrosis factor-related protein 8 isoform X2, with amino-acid sequence MSSVLLPALLLLLSVGSAGSQPERALPRRRLSCVRCCGPSEQPVPILSQRSARMSGEPQYSPPKIQPTIDITILKGEKGEMGERGSPGAAGQAGERGMRGRPGPQGQKGQPGPQGHSCKQLFAAFSVGRRQPQHSSHYFQHVTFDTEFVNLYQHFNMFSGKFFCYVPGIYYFSLNVHTWNFKETYVHLMRNEQPVAILYAQPSDRSIMQSQSLMLDLQEGDEVWVRMFKRERENAVYSEESDVYITFNGHLIKPALE; translated from the exons ATGAGCTCCGTGCTCCTGCCcgccctgctgctgctgctctccgTGGGCAGCGCCGGGTCGCAGCCGGAGCGGGCGCTGCCCCGGCGGCGCCTGTCGTGCGTCAGGTGCTGCGGGCCCTCGGAGCAGCCCGTGCCCATCCTGTCCCAAAGATCCGCCAGGATGAGCGGAGAGCCCCAGTATTCCCCgcccaaaatccagcccacCATCGACATCACCATCCTCAAAG GCGAGAAGGGCGAGATGGGCGAGCGGGGGTCCCCCGGGGCCGCGGGGCAGGCGGGGGAGCGCGGGATGCGGGGCCGGCCCGGCCCCCAGGGCCAGAAGGGCCAGCCCGGCCCCCAGGGCCACTCCTGCAAGCAGCTCTTCGCCGCCTTCTCCGTGGGCCGccgccagccccagcacagctcccactaCTTCCAGCACGTCACCTTCGACACCGAGTTCGTCAACCTCTACCAGCACTTCAACATGTTCTCCGGGAAGTTCTTCTGCTACGTGCCGGGGATTTACTACTTCAGCCTCAACGTGCACACCTGGAATTTCAAGGAGACCTACGTGCACCTGATGAGGAACGAGCAGCCCGTGGCCATCCTGTACGCCCAGCCCAGCGACAGGAGCATCatgcagagccagagcctgaTGCTGGATCTGCAGGAGGGGGATGAGGTTTGGGTCAGGATGTTCAAGAGGGAGCGGGAAAACGCCGTTTACAGCGAGGAGTCGGATGTTTACATCACCTTCAACGGGCACCTGATCAAACCCGCCCTGGAGTAG